From a single Aricia agestis chromosome 17, ilAriAges1.1, whole genome shotgun sequence genomic region:
- the LOC121735660 gene encoding uncharacterized protein LOC121735660, which translates to MKNISKNSMELNFKTRIDSILTNLEASLLTLSFQMEDITNAILFGSRNILHPAILPPKQLYKELVDNYRHLPADVTLPVSLELRNIYKLLNVSSISCFSLNTKIVFVIRLPLVSPKLYDLYHNIALPTPHDDVKPDTFSLIRPSSKFIAMTRDKSEYCKLDSLTDCLAIDVDDYICNVMTVSPTSANPSCESELMSKVISVLPVQCQTDSISGTLNVWKPISDNNWIYVQSENIKVYLDCIDQKIIELDVIGTGILKVPQNCVAFCKNTKLIPRYADVKLNVTVFHPTFNIIKDPCCVLDKIPKVRDESPIKLKSIDLDILTSDANSKFNSLLKETDEILNQQPIIKYGTHYSIVLIIMLILMCTYFVIRLYFYIKEHRLSYRFPRPFQSPQNTINAITPHSATPDTVDSKRNVDENSTVTPSNSKTPSREIPLPSIRINV; encoded by the coding sequence ATGAAAAATATTTCGAAAAACTCTATGGAGTTAAACTTTAAAACTAGAATTGATTCTATACTAACTAATCTGGAAGCATCATTACTAACACTGTCTTTCCAAATGGAAGATATAACAAATGCCATTCTTTTTGGTAGCCGAAACATTTTACATCCAGCTATTTTGCCTCCAAAACAGTTGTATAAAGAGCTCGTCGACAACTATAGGCACCTACCAGCTGATGTTACATTACCTGTAAGTTTAGAATTAAGAAACATttataaactattgaatgtGTCTAGTATAAGTTGTTTTAGCCTAAATACTAAGATAGTATTTGTAATAAGATTACCTTTGGTATCCCCTAAACTGTATGATCTATACCATAATATAGCATTACCAACGCCGCACGATGATGTTAAACCAGACACTTTTAGTCTTATTAGGCCCAGTAGTAAATTTATCGCAATGACCAGAGATAAATCAGAATATTGTAAACTCGATTCACTCACGGACTGTCTGGCAATCGACGTCGACGACTACATCTGCAATGTGATGACCGTCTCCCCAACAAGTGCTAACCCCAGCTGTGAAAGTGAGTTAATGTCAAAAGTTATCAGTGTATTACCAGTGCAGTGTCAAACCGATTCTATTAGTGGAACACTCAACGTATGGAAACCGATTTCCGATAATAATTGGATATATGTACAATCCGAAAACATTAAAGTGTATTTAGACTGTATTGACCAAAAGATCATAGAGCTAGATGTAATTGGTACAGGCATCTTGAAGGTGCCGCAAAATTGTGTAGCATtctgtaaaaatacaaaattaataccTAGATACGCTGATGTCAAACTTAATGTTACAGTTTTTCACCctacttttaatataattaaggatccTTGCTGTGTTCTAGATAAGATCCCTAAAGTCCGTGATGAGTCCCCTATTAAACTTAAAAGTATTGATTTAGACATTCTTACATCAGACGCCAATTCTAAATTTAATTCCTTATTGAAAGAAACAGATGAGATTTTAAATCAGCaaccaataataaaatatgggaCCCATTATTCaattgttttaattataatgttaattttaatgtgtacttattttgtaattagattatatttttacattaaagaGCACCGTCTATCCTATCGTTTTCCTAGGCCCTTTCAATCGCCTCAAAATACTATTAATGCTATAACACCACATTCGGCTACTCCCGATACAGTCGATTCAAAAAGAAACGTTGATGAAAATTCTACAGTCACACCTAGCAATTCGAAAACTCCTTCACGTGAAATACCTTTACCAAGCATTAGAAtcaatgtttaa